In Cryptomeria japonica chromosome 10, Sugi_1.0, whole genome shotgun sequence, a genomic segment contains:
- the LOC131027722 gene encoding uncharacterized protein LOC131027722, with translation MAWSAIDDQITREFSFIQETVWGAPYRNPFPSCTNKIISDLKALNASLFSNRYKSFRHENASKASILDGTARILDCDALKLIEFRRLYCNRLLKLQRVLGEEKLLDLENKVDRILVQHIQSAWENGLEGSERVDWMIEATQIDFTVLDKSVCQIFDCFQRENKIKPEDLSHFNRDTLKNADKVSRVEEPRLTEQSSCSPQTFSDNEEESSCDSYNESPTKSSLIPSENNAGEEIIELEDDKLCIHSPNTKKTVRLAHLPKGGARIAYSPRSWPRFPPNSQRKNHSAPHLEVEMVMKSRLRRNPEQGGAYLWHIIFGLVNHGACKLEVNSLSFWSIDPSSGSDVCSINWPKGDVILLEGPSFLCYSTKMPCTHHNYDSPRVTYSWKYRRLEDRSSSSKRHEGMHATSMCESPTEKGSEKFQAGEDKKDSNLKTPIYKRLGSIMLDWSANSLKRMRRSSLDS, from the exons ATGGCTTGGAGCGCAATTGACGATCAAATTACGCGCGAGTTCTCATT CATACAGGAGACGGTATGGGGAGCGCCATACAGAAATCCATTCCCTTCCTGCACCAACAA GATAATATCAGATCTGAAAGCGCTCAATGCCTCTCTCTTCTCAAATCGATATAAATCTTTTCGCCATGAGAACGCCTCCAAAGCTTCAATATTGGATGGTACTGCCAGAATCCTGGACTGCGATGCCCTCAAGCTGATAGAATTTCGAAGGCTTTATTGTAATAGATTGCTTAAATTGCAGAGGGTTTTAGgag AGGAAAAGCTATTGGACCTCGAAAATAAAGTGGATAGGATCCTCGTTCAGCACATACAAAGTGCCTG GGAAAACGGTTTGGAAGGCAGTGAGCGGGTAGATTGGATGATTGAAGCTACACAAATCGATTTCACGGTTCTCGATAAGTCGGTGTGCCAGATTTTCGACTGCTTTCAGCGGGAAAATAAAATTAAACCAGAAGATTTGTCACACTTCAACCGAGATACTCTCAAG AATGCGGACAAAGTTTCACGGGTTGAGGAACCGCGATTGACGGAGCAGAGTTCGTGCTCTCCACAAACATTCTCAGACAACGAGGAAGAAAGTTCTTGCGATTCATACAACGAATCCCCCACAAAGAGCTCATTAATCCCCTCCGAAAACAATGCGGGTGAAGAAATCATCGAACTTGAAGACGACAAGCTGTGCATTCACTCACCAAACACAAAAAAGACTGTTCGCCTCGCACATCTGCCGAAAGGCGGAGCGAGAATTGCCTATAGTCCTCGATCTTGGCCCCGATTTCCCCCAAATTCGCAGCGGAAGAATCACTCGGCTCCCCATCTAGAAGTGGAAATGGTTATGAAGAGTCGTCTCAGGAGAAATCCAGAGCAGGGAGGAGCATACTTATGGCACATCATATTCGGTCTAGTAAATCACGGAGCCTGTAAACTAGAGGTAAATTCATTATCTTTCTGGTCAATTGACCCAAGCAGCGGCTCAGATGTTTGCAGCATAAACTGGCCAAAAGGCGACGTGATTCTGTTGGAAGGCCCCTCGTTTCTGTGCTACAGCACCAAAATGCCATGCACTCACCACAATTATGACTCTCCAAGAGTCACTTACAGCTGGAAGTACAG GAGATTGGAAGATAGATCTAGCAGCAGTAAACGACATGAAGGGATGCATGCAACATCAATGTGCGAGTCTCCAACAGAAAAG GGATCAGAGAAATTTCAAGCTGGAGAAGACAAAAAGGATAGTAACCTAAAAACGCCGATTTACAAACGTTTGGGGAGCATAATGCTTGACTGGAGTGCCAATTCCCTCAAAAGAATGCGGCGATCCTCTCTTGATAGCTGA